In Nitratireductor mangrovi, the genomic window CCCGCCATCGCCCGCGCTCTTGCCGAGGGGGTGACGAGCGTGCTGGCGCTCGGCCTTGCCGGAGATGTCGTCGATCACGCGGCCCTGACCGCTCACGGCCCGCCGCCGTCAGCAACGCCGAGCTCGGGCGCAACGGTCGGCTGGGCGTGGTTTTCCAACCTGCGTCTCGGCGACCGGATCCGGCTGACGGTGATCACTCCCGATGGCAACATTCTGGCCCGGCAGACCACCGAGCCGGCGGACCGCCACAAGGCTGATTATTCGGCCTATGCGGGGAAGCGCGGCAGGCCAGCACCGGGCGGTTACCGCGTTTCGGCCGAACTTATCCGCGATGGCGTGCCGATCTTCGAAAGGTCGGCGACGGTGACGATCGAATAGGGCGGCGCTTTCGCTACCGGCCTTGGCCGTGCCCTTTGAGCCGGCTTCGCGCCTGCGCGATCGCGTTGCCGTGGGTGAGCACGACCTCGCGATCATTCTTGCCCCTCGGCTCCGAGCGGGTCAGCGGTTCGGCAACGACGCCCCCGAAACGGGCCTCGTGCACGAGGACGGGCCGCGTGTCGATGAGGCAGACCACGCCCAGCGCCTTGTCGTCGTAGCGTGCCGGTTCGTCGGCGTAGGCCCACATGAGCCCGCCGGAAAACGAGACGTTGCCGAAGACGAGCCGGCGCCCCTCGGCATCTTCGGCCCGCAGCAGGCACTCTTGGCAGAAATACCACGGGTAGCGGTCGAAGCGATCCTGCGCCGCCCCGCATCCCGGGCAATGGTGTCGAGGTTCCTTGTCCATGGGCTTTGTTTGCCTAGGGGCGAAAGTCGGCGGGCAGTTTGGCAAGAAGCGCGTCGGGCCAGCGCGCGGGCCACAGGCGCGGTTGGGGCTCCGGCTGCTTTTGCGCGAAATAGAGTTTTTCGTTGCGCGGATCGACGACGATGAAGGTATCCGCCGCGCCGCATGCATGCGGCACGCAGCCCTGAGCGGTCAGAAGGCCCTCCGCGTCGACCTCCGGCGCACCGGCAACCAGCAGCCCCGTTGCGACCGAGAACAGTTCCTCGCCAAGCAGGGCTTCCGCCGCCCGATAGATCGCGGCGTTGCGGAAGAGATCGATCGGGTGGCCGATCGCTTGTGCGTCGAATGTCGACCAGTCGGTTCCGGTCTGGGGGGCAAAGGCGATCGTGCCTGCCGTCTGGAAGCCGTCATCCGGCGTCCAGGCCTGCATCGTGGTTTCCTCGCCGGGCCGCAGATAGGGCACGAAGTAGATGCGGTCATTGGCCACCGCCGGCGATGGCGCCCCGCAATCCTCGCCGGTGATCGCGGTTTCGATATCGCCGTCTTCCCGCTGCCAGACCATGATCGGATAGGCGCCGCAGGCATTGCCGCCATTGCCCGCCTCGAAGATCGCCACGTCGGTTTCCTGCACGGTGACGATGCGATCGACGCCGATGAAGTAGGCCCGATGAAGTTCGCGTCCGTCGAAGGAGAGCACACGCTCCCAGCCGTCCTTGGCAACACTCAGCGTGCCGCCGGCGAAATCGACCTCCTGGCGATCGTCCTGCGCGAAGGCCAGGGAACTCGCCATAACGGCTGCCAGTATTGCCGCAGCAAGACGATTGGAAAAAATCATCGCAACCTCCGGATCGAAACGACCGGCAGCTTAGCGGCAAATCAATCCGCCATCACCCCGTCCGTTCGTCCTTCAGCCGGCCGCGTTTTCGATGACAATCCGGCGGAGAATGCGCCGCACCAGCGGAGCGACGAACAGCACGGCCGGAAAGGCGATCGCCCAGGACGGCAGCCATGCCGCCAGCCAGTAGCCGGCGAAGGTGGCGGCGATTCCCCGCGCGATTGCGGTCGAAAGACCGGAGACGATGAACGACATCAGCCCCGACAGGAGCAGACCGAACGCGATCGGCTCCAGCCGCTTGGGCACAAACGGTTTCATCGAGATGCTCGACCTCCGCGGGGCCTCAGGTCCAGGGACGCGCGTCGGCGAGCTTTTCCTCGAAGGCCGCGATCGACGGCGCCTTTTCCATGGTCAGACCGATATCGTCGAGACCGTTGAGGAGGCAATGGCGACGGAACTCGTCGAGGTCGAATGTCACAACGCCGCCGTCGGGGCCACGGATTTCCTTGGTTTCGAGGTCGACGGTGATGGTGGCGTTGGCGCCGCGCTCGGCGTCGTCGAGCAGCTTTTCGAGGTCCTCCGGGCTGACCTTGATCGGCAGGATGCCGTTCTTGAAGCAGTTATTGTAGAAAATGTCGGCGAAGGACGTCGAGATCACGCAACGGATGCCGAAATCAAGCAAGGCCCATGGCGCATGTTCGCGACTCGACCCGCAGCCGAAATTGTCGCCGGCAACCAGAATCTTCGCGCCGCGATAGGCGGGTTTGTTGAGCACGAAATCGGGGTTTTCCGAACCGTCCTCATTGTAGCGCATCTCGGCGAACAGACCCTTGCCGAGCCCGGTGCGCTTGATCGTCTTCAGGTAATCCTTGGGAATGATCATGTCGGTGTCGACATTGACGATCGGCAATGGCGCGGCGACGCCGGTCAGGGTGGTGAATTTGTCCATGTGCTCGCCCGTCTTTTCTCCCGGATTTCTTTGACGACCGCTTTATACGCAACCGCGCGTCAAATCAAAGGGCGGCGCTGTGCACGCCACGCCGCCCTTCAATGGCTCAGGAAACCCGCTGCAGCGCCATGACACCGGTTTCCGTTCCCGTCAGCCGCCGCGAGCGGCCGTCGGTGCCGACGATCATGGTGATGCGGCGGCGCTCGGACGAAAACAGCTCCGACGTCACGACGTCGACCGGCGGGTCAAACGCCACGGTGGCGCGCCACAGGTCGGGCTTGATCGTCTCCGAAAGTCCGATCACGCGGCCCTGCGCTGGCCGGCCGTTGAAGCGGCCCTCCACCCGCTCGCCAACCGCGAACGGAGCAGCGGGGCGGCTTTCAGGCTTGTCGGCGGGCGCTGACCCGTTCTCCTTGCGGGCGG contains:
- the leuD gene encoding 3-isopropylmalate dehydratase small subunit — its product is MDKFTTLTGVAAPLPIVNVDTDMIIPKDYLKTIKRTGLGKGLFAEMRYNEDGSENPDFVLNKPAYRGAKILVAGDNFGCGSSREHAPWALLDFGIRCVISTSFADIFYNNCFKNGILPIKVSPEDLEKLLDDAERGANATITVDLETKEIRGPDGGVVTFDLDEFRRHCLLNGLDDIGLTMEKAPSIAAFEEKLADARPWT
- a CDS encoding DUF2798 domain-containing protein — its product is MKPFVPKRLEPIAFGLLLSGLMSFIVSGLSTAIARGIAATFAGYWLAAWLPSWAIAFPAVLFVAPLVRRILRRIVIENAAG
- a CDS encoding glyoxalase superfamily protein; the encoded protein is MATSTDYKTHARRLREALAADGMTISHGKALELVARQHGVRDWNTLAAARKENGSAPADKPESRPAAPFAVGERVEGRFNGRPAQGRVIGLSETIKPDLWRATVAFDPPVDVVTSELFSSERRRITMIVGTDGRSRRLTGTETGVMALQRVS